The Blautia luti nucleotide sequence TTCTTCCAGAACACCGGAAATATCAGAAAACTGAAATCCTCTTCTTCCAAGATATCCGTAAAGCCTGCGCATTTCTTTCTCATCCAGTCTGGCTCCGGGAGCATATTTCTTCTCCACTTCCCTGCGCAGGATCTCCCGTTCATCCGGTGCGTGAAGGGCTGCCTCTTCTTCCCAGGCTGCTGCTGCCACAGAACGATCTACTCCTTTCGCAGCCAGCTCCTGCAGCACTTTCTGGCGGCTCTTCGAATCCATCCTGTAAGCAATATAGGTTCTGGCATAGCGGTAGTCATCTATGTATCCATAGGACTCCACATATGCCATGGCTGCCTCTATGGCATCCTGCCCAAATCCGGCCTGATGCAGTCTGTCCCGCAGTCCCTTCTCTGTACGGTCCATATGTTCCAGAAGTTTCATCGCTTTCTTCGCTGCTCGCTTATGCTCTTCTGACAGAAACTGCATGATCAATCCTCTGCTGTTTCGGTTTCTGTTTCAGCACCTGTATTCTCAGTGCCCTCAGCAGTTTCTGCTGCCTCCTCATCAGGAAGAAGATGATAATGAATACGTACCTTCTTCTCGATTTCGTCGCAGATGTCCGTATGTTCCTTCAGGAACAGTTTCGCATTCTCACGTCCCTGTCCGATCTTATCTCCGTTATAGGCATACCATGCTCCGCTCTTGTTCACGATACCACAGTCCGCTGCCAGATCCAGGATATCGCCTTCCTTCGAAATACCTGTGCCGAACATAATATCAAATTCTGCCTGCTTGAACGGCGGTGCCACTTTATTCTTAACGACCTTGATCCTGGTGTGGTTTCCGACCATCTCTCCGCCCTGCTTCAGAGTCTCTACCCTGCGTACATCCAGACGTACGGAAGAATAAAATTTCAGTGCACGTCCGCCTGTAGTGGTTTCCGGATTACCGAACATCACGCCCACCTTCTCACGAAGCTGATTGATAAAGATTACCACACAGTTGGATTTACTGATCACTGCTGTAAGCTTACGAAGGGCCTGGGACATCAGACGGGCCTGAAGACCTACATGGCTGTCTCCCATATCTCCATCAATCTCCGCTTTCGGTACCAGGGCTGCAACAGAGTCCACGATCACAATATCCACAGCTCCTGAACGAACCATAGTCTCAGTGATCTCCAGTGCCTGTTCCCCGTTATCCGGCTGTGAAATATATAAATTGTCAATATCTACTCCGATATTTCTGGCATATACAGGATCGAGGGCATGTTCCGCATCAATAAATCCTGCGATCCCGCCTCTCTTCTGGACTTCCGCTACCATATGGAGGGCAACTGTCGTCTTACCACTGGATTCCGGTCCGTAGATCTCGATAATACGTCCCTTGGGTACTCCCCCGACTCCAAGGGCAATATCCAGGCTTAAAGAACCTGTAGGGACTGTCTCCACCTGCATATTCGTGCTGGATTCTCCCAGTTTCATGACAGATCCCTTGCCATAGTGCTTCTCAATCTGTCCAAGAGCTGCCTCTAATGCTTTCTGTTTTTCTTCATTTATCATCTATATTAATCTCCTTGCATATATTTCGAACCTATGTTCGTGTTTTCTTTTAATATAGTATTATACTTTTTTCCGGATGTCAAGCTTTTCCGTAAATTTCAGGAAATAATCCTGCCCGGGTGATTTTGGCATAAAAAGAACGGGTGCACAGTCTCTGCCATGCATTTCCCGTTCTTTCGTAAAATTCTTTCTATTCTGTTTATTCCGGTTTATCACCGATCAGCCAGTTATACATCTCTTCATACTGACGTGCGGAATTGTTCCAGGAAAAATCTGCTGCCATAGCACGGTCAACCATCTTATTCCATTCACGTTTCTTATCGTAGTAGATCCTCTCTGCATTCCGTACTGTATTGAGCATCTCATGGGCATTGTAGTTGCGGAAGGAGAATCCTGTACCTGTTCCTTCATATTCATTAAACGGTTCCACTGTATCTTTCAGACCACCTGTTTCACGGACGATCGGAAGAGTTCCGTAACGAAGGCTCATCAGCTGGCTTAAACCGCATGGCTCGAACAGAGACGGCATAAGGAATGCATCAGAAGCAGCATAAATACGGTGTGACATCGATTCGTCATAATAGATCTGGGCAGAAACCTTTCCATGGTATTTCCAGTCGAAATGACGGAACATATTCTCATAACGTTCATCACCGGTTCCGAGAACTACGATCTGCACTGCATCTTGGCAGAGTTCATCCATCACATATGCGATAAGGTCAAAGCCCTTCTGGTCTGTCAGACGTGAAACGATACCGATCATCATTGCCTTCGGATTTTCTTCCAGTCCCAGATCCTTCTGAAGCTGGATCTTATTTTTTACTTTTTCCTTGCGGAAGGTTGTCGCGTTATAGTTCTTCGTGATATATGGATCAGTCTCCGGATTAAAGATATTGTAGTCAATACCATTGACAATTCCTCTCAGACTGTTAGCCCGGGCACACATCAGGCCGTCAAGGCGTTCGCCGTAGAACGGTGTCTTGATCTCCTCTGCATAAGTATTGCTGACAGTTGTCACAGCATCCGCAAATACGATACCTCCCTTAAGGAAATTGGCATCCTTGTAAGCTTCCAGCTTGTCTGAAGTGAAATAATAATCAGAAAGACCTGTGATATCCTGTACAGTCTTCACATCCCAGACGCCTTGGAATTTCAGGTTATGTATTGTCATGATCGTCTTGATATTCCAGAAAAATTCATTCTGCTGGAAGCTGTCATGAAGATATACAGGGACAAGTCCTGTCTGCCAGTCATGACAGTGGATCACATCCGGTCTGAATCCGATCACCGGAAGTACGGATAATACTGCTTTGGAAAAGAATGCAAATTTCTCCAGATCCCACGGAGCACTGTCATATGGTTTCGGACCACTGAAATAGTATTCATTGTCAATGAAATAGAACTGAATTCCATCATACTCCATATGCATAATTCCTACATAGCAGTTCTTATATCCCAGATCCATGTAGAAATGTGTGACGTATTCCATTTTATCTTTCCATTCCTGTTTCATACAGGCATATTTCGGTAAGATCACACGAATATCGAAATATCTCTTGTCGAAATATTTCGGTAAAGCGCCTGCTACATCTGCCAGTCCTCCTGTTTTGATAAACGGAACTGCTTCAGATGTTGCAAATAAAATATTTTTCATGCGTAAAACCCTCCTTGGTAGCCTTTATACTACAATTATACTCCAAAAAACGCCTATTGGAAAGTGCGATTTTTATATTCCAGTCTGATTTTATCTGCGATCAGTGCAATAAATTCAGAATTCGTAGGCTTACCTTTTCCTGTGCTTACCGTATATCCGAAAAGCTCATCGATCGTATCCATCTTTCCTCTGCTCCACGCTACTTCAATGGCATGGCGGATCGCTCTCTCCACTCTGCTGGAAGTTGTCTGATGCCGTTTCGCAATGGTGGGATACAGAATCTTCGTAATGGAATTCAGCATTTCCATATCATTTACAGACAGGATAATGGCATCTCGCAGATACTGATATCCTTTGATATGTGCCGGAACACCTATCTCATGAATGATGTTCGTTACATCTGTCTCCAGATTTCCCTGGGTCATGGTATTTTCTTCTTTTACTTCTGTCTGTCTGCTGATCTGTCTGAATTTCCTGTCTCCTAAGCTTCTCACATGCTTGATCCGATTTAACAGCATCCTGTTGTCAAAAGGTTTCAGCACATAATAATCCGCTCCCAGACTGAATGCATCTTCCGTGATCCTCTCTTTTCCTACAGCGGAAACTACAATAAACGCCGGTATTTTCTTCAAACTGCTGTCATGGACAAAACGTTCCATCACTGCCAGGCCGTCCATCTTCGGCATAATAATGTCCAATACCACAACGTCCGGCTCTTTTTCCCTTATAATATTACAGATTTCTTCTCCATTATGGGCTTTGCCAACCAGTTCCAGATCCTTATCTTCTTCGATGATCTTTCCAAGTACTTCCACCATTCTCTCATTATCGTCCGCAACCGCCACATTTAATTTTTCCATGAGGCCAGCCTCCTCCCTGATCTAAATCCTCTATATTTTTGTTCCTGTTTTTTTGGCACATCACATATTATAGAGGAACGATAAGGGAGAAATCAAGCCGAATCAGGGAGGTCAGACCCATTTTCCATCGCGCTTATCTGCGCTTATCTGGCTTTTATTTTCATCATTCGCCACGAATATATCTTACCGGACAGCAATCGCATTTTTCTTTATTTTTTCAGTTCACTTTTGATCTGGTCTGTTACCAGGGCGATCAGTCTTCTCTGTTTCGCATAGAGCTTTATGGTGTTAAATACCCGTCTGTATACTACCTGGGCATCGAACGGACGGTTGATATAATCCATGGCTCCCATTTCATAGGCTTTTTTCACATAGGTCTCTGATTCCTCACTGGAAATCATGATCACCGGAATATTGTCCAGGAAATTCTTCTCAGACATTACCCGCAGAACCTCGAAACCATCCATCACAGGCATGATAATATCCAGAAGCACCAGTGAAATATCTTCTTCATGCTCTTCAAGGTATTCCAGGCCTTCTTCTCCGTTGGCAGCTTCTAGGACAGCAAATTCTTCTCCCAGTACCTCCCTGAGAATGGCACGGTTCATCTCTGAATCATCTATGATCAGGATCTTCGGCCGTAAATCTTCAAAGAATTTCTCTTTTCTGCCTTCCAGCTTCCCGCCGGTGCTGTTCTCCTCTGTAACGACCATGTTCTTCTTATTTTTCGCCATATACATAAAATGATCTGCACGGCTGATCGCTTCTTCTATCGTGTCTCCTTCTGACATTACGCCGCCTATACTGACAGACATCTTCAGTCTGGGATAGCCAGGCACTTTTGCCTCCTGCACCTTCCTGCTGATACTTTTCAGCTTCCGGGTAAAAATCTCCGGTTCTACATCAGCCATGATCAGGATGAATTCATCCCCTCCGTACCGGATCAGAATATCTGTTTTACGGATACAGCTTCTGATAACTTCTGCTACCGTACGTAGCACCAGATCTCCCACTTTATGCCCAAGAGTATCATTATATAACTTGAAATCATCCAGATCGATCATTGCAACTCCTGCAGGAGTTTTCATATTTTTGATCATATTCTCATAGAAATGCCGATTGGATGCACCTGTAAGGGCATCTGTATACAGAGCTTCCTGGTATCCGCTTATTTTTTTCAGCAGACGGTTTTTGCCCTGAGGATCCAGGATCAGTTCATCGTCCAGGCAGTTGATCATCTCCATGACATACTCTCTGCCGTCAATCTCCATATATTTTGCAATCACCTGGTAAAGTACAGAATCAATAAATTCCATTTTTACTTTTCTGTTCTTTTCCTCCAGTGCACGTATAGATACACAATTCTCGCACGGACTGCTTTTCTTCCAGAAATCGTAGCACTGACAGGGGGCTTTTGGCTCCTTGGACGTATAATCTCCATAATGGATCTCTCTTAATGTATCAGCTTCCAGAAGACGCACTACATCAAATACAGACTCCATATACCGCATGGTTTGCTTTGCTTCCTGCATTGTCATATTCCTATCATCCTCTATCTGTAAATCCTGCGGCAGCTTTGCTTCCTGCCCACAGTATTGGTTTATATGTATTTCTTTTTTGCAACGAAAAAAAGTATTGTTATAACAATAACAATACTTTTGATTAACTCCCTGCAGCTGGCTGTCATTTTACAGACCCTATAGCTTTGCGTCGCAACCTTTCGATTGTTTTGCCATATCTTATACAATACTTCTCATCAGACAATCTGCCGCTTTTCACACGAAAATCTAACTCATAATATTATTACTATAGCACATACCCGGAGGAAAGTCAAAAAATATTATCTGCAGTAACGACAAAAACGCTGCACGGGCAGCGTCTTTTTGTCCTATTTCTCATGGTTCAGCATATTTTCTATGAATATCCCATATCCACTGGTGGAATCCTGCACAAACACATGGGTAACTGCGCCAACTACTTTTCCATCCTGCAAAATAGGCGACCCGGACATTCCCTGGACCACGCCTCCGGTCAGTTCCAGAAGATTTTCGTCTGTTATCTGGATCACAAAGCTCTTATTGGTATCTTCATGGTTCAGATCGATCCTTTTGATCTCTGCTGCATATTCCTTTACCTGTCCATCCACACACGCCAGGATCGTGGCATCTCCGGTGTGCACTTCCTGCTTATGTGCTGCCGGCATTTTTCTCAGAGAAATACTGTTTTCTTCATTTGTATAAAGCTGTCCGTAAATGCCGTTTTTGTTATTTTCTGTAATAGTCCCCAGAAGATTTCTTTCCTCGTAACGGATCAGTCCTGCCAGTTCCCCCGGATTTCCTTTGCTGCCTTTATTCACTGCCAGAACCTGTGCTTTATACAAAGCACCTCCTGATATTTCCAGAAGATCTGCTGTATCAATATCACTGATCCCATGCCCCAGTGCACCGTAGCTGCCGTTCCCATTCACATAGGTCAGCGTTCCGATCCCCTGGGTGTCATCTCTTACCCACAGTCCAAGTTTGTAGCTGCCGGAGGCATCTTTGGCAGGTGTGACAGAAACAGGCAGCGTCTCACCATCTCTGTTGACTTTCAGCGTAACTGCTTCTCCATTCATGTTTTCCAGATCCCTGATCAGTTCTTTTTTGTCTGTAACCTTCTGATCATTAAATGCTACAATATAATCTCCCGGACGGACAATATTTCTGGATGGCTCTTTCGTTTCACCATCTTCAGCCTGTATCTCTCCTGTATCAATAACCAGTACACCCTTTGTTTCCATATAGATCCCTATGGTATTTCCACTGACATACACTTCCCTGTCATCCACAGGGGTTACTTTTACTTCTTTGAAAGGCAGATATCCAAGAAGTCTGCAGGGCAGTACATACCCTCCGTCACCTGAAACAGGCACAGCCTCATCAAAGGTTACAAAAGGATTGGAAAGGAGCTCTGACACATCTGTACTGTTTTGTCTTGAAACCTGGATCTCATCCGGTATTTTACGGTTGAGATACTGATATCCCAGAAATGCCATTACAAGGAGATCAAGAACCAGGAAACACATCAGAAACAGCCGGTATTTTTTTCTTCTGTTCATTTCTGCACATCCTTTCAGGTATAATCTTTCAGGTATGATCAGAAAAAAGAGAGGATTCTCTTTTCAGATGATCCTCTCTTAGTATGCGGTCAAATATTTTATTTCAATCTTGTATTTTTTTGTTTCTGTGCCAATTCTTTCATTTCTTTTGCATTTTCCAGAACAGCCGGTGTGATCTCTGTTCCGCTGAGAAGCCTTGCCAGTTCACGGACAGAATCTTCTTCAGAAAGTACATGGATCTGGGTAATGGTTTCTGTACCTTTCAGATGCTTTTCAATCTCGAAATGACTGTCTGCCATAGCTGCGATCTGAGGCAGATGTGTAATGCAAAGTACCTGGTGATGCTGTCCGATCACAGCCATTTTCTCTGATACTTTCTGTGCAGTTCTTCCGCTGATACCTGTGTCGATCTCGTCGAAGATCAGTGTTTCGATCTGGTCTCTGTCTGCCAGAATTGCTTTCAGCGCAAGCATGATCCTGGAAAGTTCACCGCCGGATACGATCTGACCTAACGGTTTCAGGCTCTCTCCCGGATTGGTGGAGATCAGATAACCGATGTCATCAAAGCCATTGTCTGTATAATTTTTCTTTCTCTGGAAATCAATGGCAAAATTTACATCAAGAAAATTTAGATCTTTCAGTCCCTGAATCACTTTCTGCTCAAGCTGGCTGCTATATTCTCTGCGGATCCTGGACAGTTTATCCGAATTTTCAAAGAGAATTTTTTCCAGTTTTGCAAGACGGTCTTTCATTTCCTGTAAATTTTCTTCAAATCTGCGAAGTTTTTCCAGTTTTTCTTTCTGCTGGCTGCAGTATGCACCGATTTCTTCAATGGTACGTCCATATTTCGCCTTCAGCCCATTGATAAGATCCAATCTTCTCTCTGTCTCATAGAATTCCCCTTCATCGAAGGTAAGGTCTTCCAGATAAGCAGAAAGTTCCCTGTTAAAGTCATTCAGCAGACCATCCACGGAAGTCAATGTCTCTTCTAACGGTGCAAGCCCCTCATCAAACTGGGTCACACGGACCAGTTCCCTTATGGCTTCTCCCACTGTTTCTCCTGCTCCTTCTGTAGTGTCATAACCTGTCAGTTTATGTACCAGCAGCAGAGAATCTGTCAGCTGCTTTGCATTGTTCATTTTGCGGTAACGGCACTCCAGCTCTTCGTCTTCTCCCGGCTGCAGGGCTGCTTTCTCTATTTCTTTGATCTCGAACTCCAGAAACGCAGCTTCTCTGTTTCTCTGTTCCTCATTTATATCCATGGAATCCAGTTCGTTTCTGCAGACACTGTATTCTTTATACGCCTGGCGGACTTTTTCCTTCGCAGGAAGAATCTTCTCTCTCCCGTATGCATCCAATATCTCAAGCTGCTTATCCTGATACAGCAGTGACTGATGTTCATGCTGTCCGTGAATGTCCAGCAGACAAGCTGCTGCTGCCTTCATCTGGCTTACAGTACTGGTTTCTCCATTGATCTTATTGATACTCCTTCCGTCCATGATCTTTCTGGACAAAAGCACCTGCCCGTCCTCCGGATAAAAGTCCATGGCAGCAAGGGCTTCCCTGGCTTTCTCATTCTCTACCTGAAAAAGCAGTTCCACCAAAGCATAAGGAGCATTTTCTCTTATTATGTTTCTGGAAATCTTGGCTCCCAGGATCAGCTGCATGGAACCCAGAAGAATGGATTTACCTGCACCGGTCTCACCTGTAAGGATATTAAGTCCCGGTCCGAATTCCACCTCGATCTCTTCTATCAGTGCAAGATTTTTTACATGGAGATGTGCTAACATTTCTTTCCTCCTGATACGAATGGCCCCGTTTCCGGGGCCTTATGTCTTAATCTAATGTTATTGGTTCAGTCTTACAAAGCTTCTCAGCTTCTCAGCAGCGCCAAGCGCCATGTCTGTATTCTTGGCAGCACACATAATTGTATCGTCACCTGCGATACATCCCAGGATCTCCGGCCATTTCAGTGCATCCAACGCTGTAGCTACCCCCATTGCCATACCTGATACTGTTTTGATCACAATAATGTTCTGTCCTACATCAATAGACAAAAGTGCATCTTCCAGCACCCTTGTGTATTTCGCACTGAGACTTCCGGACTCATTGTTAATGATCGCATAACGGGATTTTCCGTCTTTTCCTGCCACCTTGGTCAGCTTCAGTGCACGGATATCTCTGGAAACTGTTGCCTGGGTCACTTTAAATCCGGCTTCATTTAACCTGGAAGCCAGTTCCTCCTGTGTATCTATATCATATTGATGAATCAGTTCTATGATCTTCTCATGTCTCGCAACCTTCATGCCGCTTCCTCCTTAACTGTCCCTCATTTTCCGTCGAAGAACTTCCACGAAGCTTAAATGGTTCAGCTTCAGGATCCTGGTCTTTACCTTCGCCTGCCGGATCACAATACAATCCCCTGTGACCATTCCTATAGAAGAGGCTCCGTCAAAAGAGGCAAGGCCTTTCTCACAGTCACAGTGTCTGCCTTTGCCGATCTCCACAGTGATCACATCTTCTGACGGAAAAATAATGCTTCTTGTATTCAGAGTATGAGGGGCAATAGGTGTCATAATGGTCATGGCTGCATTCGGTGATACAATAGGACCTCCTGCCGACAGACTGTAACCTGTAGATCCTGTAGGTGTGGAAATGATGATTCCATCTGCATTATAAGAATTAAGATATACATCATTTACGTAATTTTTGAAACGTACCACTCTCAAATGTCCGTCCCTGCCGATCACAATATCATTCAGGGCAATATCTTTCCCGATCAATTCATCTCCACGGTACACACATCCTTCCAGCATCATCCGCTCTTCTACCTCATAGTCATCTGCCATAAGCTGGTCCAGCGCACTGTAAAGAGACTGCAGATCCACTTCTGCCAGAAATCCCAGCTGTCCAAGATTGATTCCCAAAAGAGGGATCTCTCTGTGCACTACATCCCTGGCAGCCTGAAGAAGAGTTCCATCTCCGCCCAGAACAATAATGCACTGAACACCATCGGGGATCAGGGATGGATCTGTATAATGATAAGTTCCCTCATGCTGTCTGGAAGCCTGCTGTATTTCACAGCTTCTTTTATATTCTTTTAAATAATCAACGATCTTCCCTGTGATCTCCATACTGGGATCTTTATCGCTGTTTGTAATAATATAAAACCTGTCCATATCTGTCCGTTCCTAAAGACTTATTTATCCAGCTGTCCGTGGGCCTGTGAAACAACCTCTTCCACAGACACCTGAAGGCTGTCCGATACCTGGCTTCCTTCCGGATGTTTCTTCAGATGAAGAAGGTACTCAATATTTCCTTCCGGCCCTTTGATAGGGGAAAAGGACAGATGGCATGGTTCCATGGAAATACTCATGGCATAATCCCGAACCTTCTCGATCACTTCCTGATGCACTGCCGGATCACGGACTACGCCTTTCTTTCCCACTTTCTCTCTCCCTGCTTCAAACTGTGGCTTGATCAGACACACGATCTCACCTTCTTCTGTAAGAAGATTCCTTACAGGAAGCAGTACTTTAGTCAGAGAAATAAAGGAAACGTCAATGGAAGAAAAGTCCGCAGGACCTTCCAGATCTTCCGGCACTACATAGCGGATATTGGTTTTTTCCATACAGACTACCCTGGGATCATTACGCAGTTTCCAGTCAAGCTGTCCGTATCCTACATCAATGGAATATACTTTTACAGCCCCGTTCTGGAGCATGCAGTCTGTAAATCCACCGGTGGAAGCTCCTACATCCATGCAGACCTTGTCTTTCAGAGTCACATCGAAATTCTTCATGGCTTTCTCAAGTTTCAGTCCTCCCCTGCTTACATAGGGAAGTGTGTTGCCTCTTACTTCTATTTTTACAGTCTCAGGGAACATGGTTCCTGCCTTGTCCTCTTTCTGACCATCCACATATACATCTCCTGCCATGATGTACGCTTTCGCCTTCTCCCTGGAAGGAGCAAGGGCACGTTCCATCATCAGCATATCCAATCGTTTTTTCATTTTTTCTTCAAAACCTCACTGTTCTCTATTGCCCGACGGATGTCCTCCACTCCTAGACCAATCCTTGCCCGGAGGCTGTCCACCTTACCCTGTGGCACAAACTGATCCCACACAGTGGCAGTCAGCACCCGTACTTCCGGATGACAGGCTTCCATATACGCGGCAATATGTTCTCCGTATCCACCGCTTTTTACATTCTCTTCCACAGTGACAAAAAGACTGTGGTCTTTCGCCAGCTGATCCAGAAGTTCTACATCCAGTGGTTTGACAAACCGGGCATTTACCAGAGTAGGCTCATATCCGTCTTCCCTAAGTCCCCTGCAGACTTCTTCGCAGGACGGGATCATACTTCCTACTCCCAGGATCGCGATCTCCTTTCCTGTGGTCAGGATCTCGCTTCTGCCATACTCCACTGGTGCACGATGTTCATGAAGACCCTGATATGCACTGCCTCTGGGATAACGGATCGCCACCGGTCCGTTCCAAGCCACGGCAAATTCCAGCATATCCTCCAGTTCCCTGTCATTCTTCGGTGCAAGCACTGTCATATTCGGCATCATGGAAAGATAGGAAAGATCAAAACATCCCTGATGTGTCTCACCATCTGCCCCCACCAGACCTGCCCTGTCTATGGCAAAGATCACATGAAGCTTCTGCATACATACATCATGAAGCATCTGGTCTACCGCTCTCTGCAGGAAAGAAGAATAAATCGCCACAACAGGAACCAATCCACCCAGAGCCAGTCCTGCTGCGAAACTTACCGCATGTTCTTCTGCAATTCCCACATCAAAGAAACGTTCCGGGAACTTCCTGGAAAACTCCACCAGCCCGGTTCCGTCCGGCATTGCCGCAGTGATAGCCGTCAGCTTTTTATTTTGCTCTCCAAGAGCTGCCAGCTTTCTGGAAAAGATATCCGTATATCCCGGACAGACTTTCTTTTCCAACGGTTTCCCGGTTCTTATATCAAAAGGACCTGTTCCATGAAAACGGTCAGGATGTGCGCTTGCAGGGCCATATCCTTTTCCTTTCTTCGTAAGAACATGAACGATCACTGGGCCCTCCACGCGCTTCGCCTCATTAAAAAGCTTCATCATCTGACGCATATTGTGACCGTCCACAGGGCCCAGATAAGTCAGCCCCATATTCTCAAAAAGCATTCCCGGAATAATCAGCTGCTTGATGCTGCTCTTGGTCCTGCGCATGGTATCTACCATGGCAGTTCCTATTTTTGGAACTTTTTTCAGTGTCTTCGTCACGCCCAGTTTCATTCCTGTATAGGCTTCTGCTGTTCTGAGCGCACTCAGATATGTGGACATTCCTCCTACATTTCTGGAAATAGACATATTATTGTCATTAATGATTATGATAAAATTGGTTTTCAGCTCAGCCGCATTATTCAGCGCCTCATATGCCATGCCCCCTGTCAGGGCACCGTCACCGATCACAGACACTACATGATGCTTCTGTCCCAGGATATCCCTGGCCCGGGCATAGCCAAGCCCTGCAGAAATAGAGTTAGAACTGTGTCCTGCATCAAAGGCATCACAGTCACTTTCGCATCTTTTGGGAAATCCGCTTAAACCGCCTTCCTGACGAAGATTTTCAAATTCATCTTTCCTTCCGGTCAGGATCTTGTGGGTATATGCCTGGTGACCCACATCCCAGATCAGTTTATCTTCCGGAAAATCCAGCACATTATGCAAAGCGAGGGTCAGCTCCACCACCCCAAGGTTCGAAGCCAGATGTCCTCCTGTACGGCTTACAGCCTGGATCAGAAACTCTCTGATCTCCTCTGCCAGAAGCCCGAAATCTGCCAATGGTATGTTATGGATATCATTGGGCTTTATGATTTTTTCCAGAATCATT carries:
- the argR gene encoding arginine repressor, with the protein product MKVARHEKIIELIHQYDIDTQEELASRLNEAGFKVTQATVSRDIRALKLTKVAGKDGKSRYAIINNESGSLSAKYTRVLEDALLSIDVGQNIIVIKTVSGMAMGVATALDALKWPEILGCIAGDDTIMCAAKNTDMALGAAEKLRSFVRLNQ
- a CDS encoding NAD(+)/NADH kinase, whose product is MDRFYIITNSDKDPSMEITGKIVDYLKEYKRSCEIQQASRQHEGTYHYTDPSLIPDGVQCIIVLGGDGTLLQAARDVVHREIPLLGINLGQLGFLAEVDLQSLYSALDQLMADDYEVEERMMLEGCVYRGDELIGKDIALNDIVIGRDGHLRVVRFKNYVNDVYLNSYNADGIIISTPTGSTGYSLSAGGPIVSPNAAMTIMTPIAPHTLNTRSIIFPSEDVITVEIGKGRHCDCEKGLASFDGASSIGMVTGDCIVIRQAKVKTRILKLNHLSFVEVLRRKMRDS
- a CDS encoding TlyA family RNA methyltransferase translates to MKKRLDMLMMERALAPSREKAKAYIMAGDVYVDGQKEDKAGTMFPETVKIEVRGNTLPYVSRGGLKLEKAMKNFDVTLKDKVCMDVGASTGGFTDCMLQNGAVKVYSIDVGYGQLDWKLRNDPRVVCMEKTNIRYVVPEDLEGPADFSSIDVSFISLTKVLLPVRNLLTEEGEIVCLIKPQFEAGREKVGKKGVVRDPAVHQEVIEKVRDYAMSISMEPCHLSFSPIKGPEGNIEYLLHLKKHPEGSQVSDSLQVSVEEVVSQAHGQLDK
- the dxs gene encoding 1-deoxy-D-xylulose-5-phosphate synthase — protein: MILEKIIKPNDIHNIPLADFGLLAEEIREFLIQAVSRTGGHLASNLGVVELTLALHNVLDFPEDKLIWDVGHQAYTHKILTGRKDEFENLRQEGGLSGFPKRCESDCDAFDAGHSSNSISAGLGYARARDILGQKHHVVSVIGDGALTGGMAYEALNNAAELKTNFIIIINDNNMSISRNVGGMSTYLSALRTAEAYTGMKLGVTKTLKKVPKIGTAMVDTMRRTKSSIKQLIIPGMLFENMGLTYLGPVDGHNMRQMMKLFNEAKRVEGPVIVHVLTKKGKGYGPASAHPDRFHGTGPFDIRTGKPLEKKVCPGYTDIFSRKLAALGEQNKKLTAITAAMPDGTGLVEFSRKFPERFFDVGIAEEHAVSFAAGLALGGLVPVVAIYSSFLQRAVDQMLHDVCMQKLHVIFAIDRAGLVGADGETHQGCFDLSYLSMMPNMTVLAPKNDRELEDMLEFAVAWNGPVAIRYPRGSAYQGLHEHRAPVEYGRSEILTTGKEIAILGVGSMIPSCEEVCRGLREDGYEPTLVNARFVKPLDVELLDQLAKDHSLFVTVEENVKSGGYGEHIAAYMEACHPEVRVLTATVWDQFVPQGKVDSLRARIGLGVEDIRRAIENSEVLKKK